A genome region from Cerasicoccus sp. TK19100 includes the following:
- a CDS encoding GOLPH3/VPS74 family protein: MLRFAEEITLLALNDETGVMHRNVPRRAFDYAIAGALMMELAFLNQLDTDADNVIMLDTKPTNDPLLDEALLIVSGLGAQPSIVATIEALAAKAEHFEPRIFAGLVHKGILEEREKRFLWMKGERTYPMINGKEETEVRTRIRMTILAEDVIPDPKDVVIIALMEATKLYRVIFIGDELRHCRKKIHQFAKMDFIGQGIAEALAKAADIREED, encoded by the coding sequence ATGCTCCGATTTGCCGAAGAAATAACTCTACTTGCCCTCAACGACGAAACCGGTGTCATGCACCGCAACGTCCCCCGCCGCGCCTTTGACTACGCCATCGCCGGTGCGCTGATGATGGAACTGGCCTTCCTCAACCAGCTCGACACCGATGCGGATAACGTGATCATGCTCGACACCAAGCCAACCAATGATCCCCTGCTCGACGAAGCGCTATTGATCGTCAGCGGCCTGGGCGCGCAGCCCAGCATTGTCGCGACCATCGAAGCCCTAGCGGCCAAGGCCGAGCACTTCGAGCCCCGTATCTTCGCTGGCCTCGTCCACAAAGGCATCCTCGAAGAGCGCGAAAAGCGCTTCCTGTGGATGAAGGGCGAGCGCACCTACCCGATGATCAACGGCAAGGAAGAAACGGAAGTGCGCACCCGCATCCGCATGACCATTCTCGCTGAAGACGTCATCCCGGACCCGAAGGACGTAGTCATCATCGCCCTCATGGAGGCCACCAAGCTTTACCGCGTGATCTTCATCGGCGATGAGCTTCGCCACTGCCGTAAGAAAATCCACCAGTTCGCCAAGATGGACTTCATCGGCCAGGGCATCGCTGAAGCCCTCGCCAAAGCAGCCGATATCCGCGAAGAGGACTAG
- a CDS encoding dienelactone hydrolase family protein: protein MQPPGKIDLTKRLLGLFALIVGLCAPVAQAETEQDRLSNESFEREITKTVSASYLLYLPEGYEDDKAKEWPMMIFLHGSGERGNDLAKVARHGPLKHVRDGKEFPMIIVAPQCPHGHSWEVETLNAFYDDMIEKYRVDPNRVYLTGLSLGGHGTWTWAANNPERFAAIAPVCGWGPDVDYQVLSDMPIWAFHGSEDQAVKLERGQKAITAVSESGGNPEFTVYEGVGHNSWDPAYNNDALYDWMLSHSLKERMQENVEEATEE, encoded by the coding sequence ATGCAGCCCCCCGGCAAAATCGATCTCACCAAGCGCCTGCTCGGTCTTTTCGCGCTAATCGTTGGCTTGTGCGCACCTGTCGCCCAAGCTGAGACCGAGCAAGACCGCTTGTCCAACGAGTCGTTTGAGCGGGAAATCACCAAGACCGTCAGCGCCAGCTATCTTCTTTATCTGCCCGAGGGCTACGAGGACGACAAGGCCAAGGAATGGCCGATGATGATCTTCCTCCACGGCTCCGGCGAGCGTGGCAACGATTTGGCCAAAGTCGCCCGGCACGGCCCGCTCAAGCATGTGCGCGACGGAAAAGAGTTTCCCATGATCATCGTGGCTCCCCAGTGCCCCCACGGCCATAGCTGGGAGGTCGAGACACTCAATGCGTTTTACGACGACATGATAGAGAAATACCGCGTCGATCCCAACCGCGTTTACCTGACCGGCCTCAGCCTCGGCGGGCACGGCACGTGGACTTGGGCGGCCAACAACCCGGAACGATTTGCCGCCATTGCGCCCGTCTGCGGATGGGGCCCGGACGTGGATTACCAAGTGCTCAGCGACATGCCGATCTGGGCCTTCCACGGCAGCGAAGACCAGGCGGTTAAGCTCGAGCGTGGCCAAAAGGCCATCACCGCCGTGTCTGAATCCGGCGGCAACCCGGAGTTTACCGTTTACGAAGGCGTCGGCCACAACTCCTGGGACCCCGCCTACAACAACGACGCCCTCTACGACTGGATGCTCTCCCACTCCCTCAAGGAACGCATGCAGGAAAACGTCGAAGAAGCGACGGAGGAATAA
- a CDS encoding phosphatase PAP2 family protein, with amino-acid sequence MSWKERMFALPWWKSIGETLAITTFMVVYIWVMRNPLFPVRVVPVTMPDLWTPLLPWTAWIYFSLWVYICLPTTLMGTKAVLRHYFLGALLMAIVGLGVFVGYPTAAPLWDVDWSQYPGWFSFLKTEELSGNACPSMHVSYTVFACLWSATLLRVVKAASWVHVVNVLWALAILVSTMTTRQHVFIDVAFGTLLGSLIFAINMYCVRRERVAL; translated from the coding sequence ATGAGCTGGAAGGAACGGATGTTTGCGCTGCCCTGGTGGAAATCCATTGGGGAGACGCTCGCCATTACCACGTTTATGGTGGTGTATATTTGGGTGATGCGTAATCCGCTGTTCCCCGTCCGCGTGGTGCCCGTCACGATGCCGGATTTATGGACGCCCCTTCTGCCCTGGACGGCATGGATTTACTTTTCCCTGTGGGTTTACATCTGCCTGCCAACCACGCTGATGGGGACCAAGGCCGTGCTGAGGCACTATTTTCTGGGCGCGTTGCTGATGGCCATCGTTGGCTTGGGCGTGTTTGTGGGCTACCCGACGGCGGCACCGCTGTGGGACGTGGATTGGAGCCAATATCCAGGCTGGTTTTCGTTTTTGAAAACGGAAGAGCTCTCCGGTAACGCCTGCCCGTCCATGCACGTGAGCTACACGGTATTTGCCTGTTTGTGGAGTGCGACGCTGCTGCGGGTGGTGAAGGCGGCCAGCTGGGTGCACGTGGTCAATGTCTTGTGGGCACTGGCGATTTTGGTCTCCACCATGACGACGCGCCAGCACGTGTTTATCGACGTGGCTTTTGGCACGCTGTTGGGCTCGCTCATATTCGCGATAAATATGTATTGTGTGCGCCGTGAGCGGGTGGCACTTTGA
- the gnd gene encoding phosphogluconate dehydrogenase (NAD(+)-dependent, decarboxylating), giving the protein MQLGMIGLGRMGANIVRRLMKNGHTCVVFDTNADAIKELENEGAVGATTLEEFVAKLEKPRAAWVMIPAAITEKVVFQLADLLDEGDIIIDGGNSYFRDDRARAAKLEPRGIHYIDCGTSGGVFGLERGYCLMIGGQKEPVQHLDPIFATIAPGEGDVEKTPNRPEGGTAHKGYLHCGPAGAGHFVKMVHNGIEYGIMAAYAEGLDILSNANCDKQAKEVDAETAPSMHGDLDYDLDLGEVSEVWRRGSVISSWLLDLTAASFVGDPKLEKFSGKVSDSGEGRWTIEAAIESATPAPVLTSALYERFRSREDHAFADKVCSAMRYQFGGHLEKKD; this is encoded by the coding sequence ATGCAATTAGGAATGATCGGCCTCGGCCGTATGGGTGCCAACATCGTGCGCCGCCTCATGAAAAATGGACACACCTGCGTCGTCTTCGACACGAATGCAGACGCCATCAAAGAGCTTGAAAACGAAGGTGCCGTCGGTGCCACCACGCTGGAAGAATTCGTGGCCAAGCTCGAAAAGCCCCGCGCCGCCTGGGTCATGATCCCCGCCGCGATCACCGAAAAAGTCGTTTTCCAGCTCGCCGATCTCCTCGACGAGGGAGACATCATCATCGACGGCGGCAACTCGTATTTTCGCGACGACCGCGCCCGCGCCGCCAAGCTCGAGCCCCGCGGCATCCATTACATCGACTGCGGCACCAGCGGCGGCGTCTTTGGCCTGGAGCGCGGCTACTGCCTGATGATTGGCGGCCAAAAAGAGCCCGTGCAACACCTGGACCCGATTTTCGCCACCATCGCCCCCGGCGAGGGCGATGTGGAAAAGACCCCCAACCGCCCCGAAGGCGGCACCGCCCACAAGGGCTACCTGCACTGCGGCCCCGCCGGTGCCGGCCACTTCGTGAAGATGGTCCACAACGGCATCGAATACGGCATCATGGCCGCCTACGCCGAGGGACTCGACATCCTCTCCAACGCCAATTGCGACAAACAAGCCAAGGAGGTCGACGCCGAGACCGCGCCCTCCATGCATGGCGACCTCGACTACGATCTCGACCTCGGCGAAGTCAGCGAAGTCTGGCGCCGCGGCTCCGTGATCTCCTCCTGGCTGCTGGACTTGACCGCTGCGTCCTTTGTGGGCGATCCGAAGCTGGAAAAGTTCTCGGGCAAGGTGTCCGACTCTGGCGAAGGTCGTTGGACGATTGAAGCCGCGATCGAGTCCGCCACCCCGGCACCCGTCCTGACCAGCGCGCTTTACGAGCGCTTCCGCTCGCGCGAAGACCACGCCTTCGCCGACAAGGTCTGCTCCGCGATGCGCTACCAGTTCGGCGGCCACCTGGAAAAGAAGGATTAG
- a CDS encoding sensor histidine kinase: MATSPNAHSPAFKLYAIISRLPWPKSFTGKLMVVAFVGVHIPLIATVGFAVISMRDNPFPVMIVITCLLATLVGTGLTLLVQSKMLAPVRRTSEALKDFNSSRKAPHLPVNYEDEVGVLMAETQRCLTAQAELLGLKNRFFRTLSHDLRSPLASINDACMLLKLEGDNMSEEERNGLLSDIDATAREQLELIQGLLRLAIAEGSSEAAAKEPVDVNQLLNRAAHQSAAAAAIREVKLVVQPPKASALQVLGDQRLLSQIINNFVSNSIKHTDANGKVIISAESIEGKVRLKVSDDGIGLDEERVKRIQSGIGLTPSEGLRGETGIGLGLQICHDCARLMGTQIQVESTPGKGSTFFVDLPAA, encoded by the coding sequence ATGGCAACTTCCCCCAACGCGCATTCGCCGGCCTTCAAGTTATACGCAATCATCAGCCGGCTTCCCTGGCCCAAAAGCTTCACCGGGAAGCTGATGGTGGTGGCGTTTGTCGGGGTGCACATCCCACTCATCGCCACCGTCGGCTTTGCGGTCATTAGCATGCGCGATAATCCGTTTCCGGTGATGATCGTGATCACCTGCCTGCTGGCGACGCTGGTTGGCACCGGGCTCACGCTGCTGGTGCAGTCTAAGATGCTGGCCCCCGTCCGCCGCACCTCCGAAGCGCTCAAGGACTTCAACTCCAGCCGCAAAGCCCCGCACCTGCCCGTAAATTACGAGGACGAGGTGGGCGTGCTCATGGCCGAGACCCAACGCTGCCTCACGGCCCAGGCCGAACTGCTGGGGCTCAAGAACCGCTTTTTCCGCACACTTTCGCACGATCTGCGCTCCCCGCTGGCGAGCATCAACGATGCCTGCATGCTACTCAAACTCGAGGGCGACAACATGTCCGAAGAAGAGCGCAACGGCCTGCTGTCCGACATTGACGCGACCGCCCGGGAACAACTGGAGCTGATCCAGGGCCTGCTCCGCCTGGCCATCGCCGAGGGCAGCAGTGAAGCCGCCGCCAAGGAGCCAGTCGATGTCAATCAGCTGCTCAACCGCGCGGCCCACCAATCTGCGGCTGCAGCCGCGATTCGCGAGGTGAAGCTGGTGGTGCAGCCGCCGAAGGCCTCCGCCCTACAAGTGCTTGGCGACCAGCGTTTGCTCTCCCAGATCATCAACAATTTTGTCTCGAATAGCATCAAGCACACCGACGCGAACGGCAAGGTGATCATCTCCGCCGAATCGATTGAGGGCAAGGTGCGGCTGAAGGTCAGCGACGACGGCATCGGCCTGGACGAAGAGCGGGTTAAACGCATTCAAAGCGGCATCGGCCTTACCCCCTCTGAGGGGCTACGCGGCGAGACCGGTATCGGCCTGGGCCTGCAAATTTGCCACGACTGCGCCCGCCTGATGGGCACCCAGATACAAGTCGAGTCTACCCCCGGCAAAGGCAGCACCTTCTTTGTGGATCTGCCAGCGGCGTAG
- a CDS encoding class I SAM-dependent methyltransferase, producing MCKVCNTISRDLPKQEAFAEKYLGMLNGGMTMLMISIGHRTGLFDAMADGEWRTSQQLADDAGLNERYVREWLGCLIAAEIVERNAELSTHRLPPEHAHWLSRQSAKDNLAIFAQFLPVLAGVEDDVIDCFRNGGGVPYSKYPRFHAVMAEDSGQSIVPIIADQVVDLFPGLRADLEAGIEVLDIGCGRGMALIQLAEAFPQSHFRGYDLSLEALDFARNRAMEKGLGNVHFEVKDLTHWREPKTFDWITALDAIHDQGRPDMVLANIREALKPGGRFLMQDIDASSEPNDNIGHPLGPLFYAISCMHCMTVSLAQGGMGLGAAWGVQKAQSMLTEAGFDQVDIHRFEHDIQNAYFLMQV from the coding sequence ATGTGTAAAGTCTGCAATACGATAAGCCGCGATCTCCCCAAGCAGGAGGCCTTCGCGGAGAAATACCTGGGCATGCTCAATGGCGGCATGACCATGCTGATGATCTCCATCGGCCACCGCACGGGGCTGTTTGACGCCATGGCCGACGGTGAGTGGCGCACCAGCCAACAGCTGGCCGACGACGCCGGCCTCAACGAACGCTACGTGCGCGAATGGCTAGGCTGCCTGATCGCGGCGGAGATCGTCGAGCGCAACGCCGAGCTCTCCACCCATCGCCTGCCGCCGGAGCACGCGCACTGGCTCAGCCGCCAGTCGGCCAAGGACAACCTGGCCATCTTCGCGCAGTTTCTGCCGGTGCTCGCGGGCGTGGAAGACGACGTGATCGACTGCTTCCGCAACGGCGGCGGCGTGCCTTACTCGAAGTATCCACGCTTCCACGCCGTGATGGCGGAAGACAGCGGGCAGTCCATTGTGCCGATCATCGCCGATCAGGTGGTGGACCTCTTTCCCGGCTTGCGCGCGGATCTCGAGGCCGGCATTGAGGTGCTCGACATCGGGTGCGGCCGTGGCATGGCGCTGATCCAGCTCGCCGAAGCCTTCCCCCAGAGCCATTTCCGCGGCTACGACCTGAGCCTTGAGGCGCTCGACTTCGCCCGCAACCGCGCCATGGAAAAGGGGCTGGGCAACGTCCACTTCGAAGTGAAGGACCTCACGCACTGGCGCGAGCCCAAGACTTTCGACTGGATTACCGCGCTGGACGCCATCCATGACCAGGGTCGGCCCGACATGGTGCTGGCCAACATCCGCGAAGCGCTCAAGCCCGGTGGCCGTTTCCTCATGCAGGATATCGACGCCTCCTCCGAGCCCAATGACAACATCGGCCACCCGCTCGGCCCGTTGTTTTACGCGATCTCCTGCATGCACTGCATGACGGTTTCCCTCGCGCAGGGCGGCATGGGCCTGGGCGCGGCCTGGGGCGTGCAGAAGGCCCAGAGCATGCTCACCGAAGCCGGCTTTGACCAGGTGGACATCCACCGCTTCGAGCACGACATCCAAAACGCCTACTTCCTCATGCAGGTGTAA
- a CDS encoding polysaccharide deacetylase family protein, translating to MKWQLTVTCVILKLAGLTMVFAADWVLLGWATFFAGGLLVTAHMLVPQWQGLCDVDSAFEPDSKSVWLTIDDGPDPEDTPQLLKLLARHDARATFFLVGERAAAHPELVEQIRAAGHEIACHTHTHPRFSFWAMGPRRLAAEIDRALPHLQSEPGEVLFFRPPVGIKNLWLGRILRARNLRCVAWTVRSGDGVGTSAQAVIARVRREVRPGAIILMHEGPSMASGVRVHAMDGVLSALSDEGYTCILPTADQLRTMPVKFSLPPQTSTKELLCN from the coding sequence ATGAAGTGGCAGTTAACGGTAACTTGCGTAATCCTTAAGCTGGCTGGATTGACGATGGTCTTTGCTGCGGATTGGGTATTGCTGGGTTGGGCCACATTTTTTGCGGGCGGGTTGCTGGTCACGGCGCACATGCTGGTGCCACAATGGCAAGGCCTCTGCGATGTCGATTCCGCCTTCGAGCCCGACTCGAAATCCGTCTGGCTGACGATCGACGACGGGCCCGACCCGGAAGACACTCCGCAGCTCCTCAAGCTGCTGGCCCGGCACGACGCCCGGGCGACATTTTTCCTCGTCGGTGAGCGCGCCGCTGCCCACCCCGAGCTGGTGGAGCAAATCCGCGCCGCCGGACACGAGATCGCCTGCCACACGCATACCCACCCGCGCTTTTCCTTTTGGGCAATGGGGCCCCGGCGGTTAGCGGCCGAGATCGACCGCGCCCTCCCCCACTTGCAGAGCGAGCCGGGCGAGGTCCTGTTTTTCCGCCCACCGGTGGGCATTAAAAACCTTTGGCTGGGCCGCATCCTGAGAGCACGTAACCTGCGCTGCGTGGCGTGGACGGTTCGCAGTGGTGACGGCGTTGGCACCAGCGCGCAAGCAGTCATTGCCCGAGTGAGGCGCGAGGTCCGCCCCGGTGCGATTATCCTGATGCACGAGGGGCCCTCGATGGCGTCCGGCGTTCGGGTCCATGCAATGGACGGCGTGCTGTCCGCACTGAGCGACGAGGGCTACACATGTATTTTACCGACGGCGGATCAATTGCGCACAATGCCGGTCAAATTTTCCCTACCACCACAAACCTCAACGAAGGAACTACTATGCAATTAG
- a CDS encoding TetR/AcrR family transcriptional regulator, translated as MTTTTQSSPRERILNTAIDLFYRQGYQATGINQIIAEAGVAKASFYANFPSKDDLLLAYAEAISAKEMAEMRAGLATLDTPRDRFYGLFTLLPGWLQEYDFRGCPFQIILAEAPSGDERLHAVAKRHHELMIDLARELLEDYQAANPSLKPVDNEQLARLFVVLMDGAIAAAVAYRDNWPIDQAVKTVKSLVEPVAY; from the coding sequence ATGACCACCACCACCCAGTCCAGTCCGCGCGAGCGGATTCTGAACACGGCGATCGATCTGTTTTACCGGCAGGGCTATCAGGCCACCGGCATCAACCAGATCATTGCCGAGGCTGGCGTGGCGAAGGCGTCGTTTTACGCGAATTTTCCGTCGAAGGACGACTTGCTGCTAGCCTACGCCGAGGCGATCTCCGCCAAGGAAATGGCCGAAATGCGGGCGGGCCTGGCGACGCTCGACACCCCGCGCGACCGCTTTTACGGGCTCTTCACGCTCTTGCCCGGGTGGCTGCAGGAGTATGATTTTCGCGGTTGCCCGTTTCAAATCATTCTGGCCGAAGCCCCCTCGGGCGATGAGCGGCTGCACGCCGTGGCCAAGCGCCACCACGAGCTGATGATCGACCTCGCCCGCGAGCTCCTGGAGGACTACCAGGCGGCGAATCCCTCGCTCAAGCCGGTGGACAACGAGCAGTTGGCGCGTCTCTTCGTCGTGCTGATGGACGGTGCCATCGCCGCCGCCGTCGCCTACCGTGACAATTGGCCCATCGATCAGGCGGTGAAAACCGTCAAGAGCCTGGTCGAGCCTGTCGCCTACTAA